The genome window TTATTTACTGCGCGGCCACCATCCTATTCTGTCCGAGCTGGAAGTCAATGCCAAGGTAATTGATCTACCTGTACGCTACCGCGAACTTCCTTTTGTCCCGACGCGCTTCTACGCTAGCTTCATTGAGACTTACACCGAAGGCCTTTCGATGGCCCAACTGGAATCTTATCGCGTACCCGAGCATCTGATTGGCAATCACAAAAATGTAGTTGTTATTGAGATTTCGGGCAACAGCATGAGTCCCCAGCTTTCCAACGGAGCAAAAGTACTGGCTGTACACATCGACCCCAGTGATTGGCAGTATCAGTCTGGTGGGATTTACGCGGTTATTTACCGAGATTATTTTGTGGTTAAACGCATCAAAGACAATGAGTTACTAACCAAACAACGGTTAGCCTTACATTCCGACAATCCAAACGGAGGTAGTGTAACCGTACCTTTAAAGGACATTCAGGGAATCTGGAAAATAGCCCGGGTTGTTGATTCACCTGTCGAATAAACGGCAGGGTTTTACTTTAAAATCATCTATCAATGGGCCTTTATCTAATGGCGGCAATTTATACGGTGGCTGGGATTCTGCATTTCACAGCCACCCGTACTTACATAAAGATCATGCCGCCCTATCTTCCGGCCCATAAAGCCCTTGTGCTGCTTAGTGGCGGTGCCGAAATTCTTCTTGGCCTGGCTTTACTGATTCCCTCGCTCCGTCCTTGGGCGGCCTGGGGAATTATTTTATTACTGATTGCCATTTTTCCCGCTAATCTCTACATGCTTACGTCCGGCAAGTTTACCTCTTTACCGACCTGGGTTTTATTTCTTCGTTTGCCGCTCCAACTGGTCCTGATCTGGTGGGCTTACCAATACACAAAATAGCCTTCGTCCGTGGCTATTATTATGCTTGCATACCAGTTTCGAATTGGCTAATTTTGGTAATTGATAGTCTAATTCCAACAAACAGCAAGCTAGCATGGCGTCCACAACCTTTGATTTAACAGGATTGAATTTTAATTTAACGGAAGAGCATCAGGCGGTTCAGGAAGCGGCGCGTGATTTTGCGCAGAACGAACTCCTGCCGGGCGTCATCGAACGGGACACCGCAGCCAAATTTCCTACGGAGCAAGTTCGGCGCATGGGCGAACTCGGTTTTTTGGGCATGATGGTCTCCCCCGAATACGGGGGCGGGGGCATGGATACCGTTTCGTACGTAATCGCTATGGAGGAAATTTCTAAAGTAGATGCTTCCTGCTCGGTTATTATGTCTGTTAATAATTCACTGGTATGCTGGGGACTGGAACGCTTTGGATCAGAACAGCAAAAACAGAAATACCTCACAAAGCTGGCAACAGGCGAGCAACTCGGCGCGTTCTGCCTCTCGGAACCGGAAGCCGGCTCCGACGCTACTTCGCAACATACAACCGCTTTTGACGCGGGCGATCATTATTTAGTAAACGGCACCAAAAACTGGATTACCAACGGTGGCTCGGCAGGCATCTACCTGGTCATGGCCCAGACCGATATTGACAAAAAACACCGGGGCATCAACTGCCTGATTGTAGAAAACGGCCAAGCGGGTTTTGTGGTTGGTAAAAAAGAAGACAAGATGGGCATTCGGGCTTCCGACACGCATTCGTTGATGTTTACGGATGTCCAGGTAGCTAAAGAAAACCGGATTGGCGAAGATGGGTTTGGCTTCAAGTTTGCCATGGCGACCCTTAACGGGGGCCGCATTGGCATTGCGGCCCAGGCGCTAGGAATTGCTTCGGGTGCCTACGAGCTGGCGCTTAGCTACGCCCAGGAACGGAAATCCTTTGGCAAACGGATATTTGATCACCAGGCCATTCAGTTCAAGCTGGCCGAGATGGCCACCAAAATCGAAGCTGCCCGGCTATTGGTGTTCAAAGCCGCCCGCCTAAAAGATGAACATAAAGATTATGTGCAGGCTGCGGCAATGGCCAAGTTATATGCGTCGGAGGTAGCCATGTGGGCCACGACCGAGGCCGTGCAAATTCATGGTGGGTATGGTTATGTAAAAGAATACCACGTAGAGCGCCTAATGCGGGATGCAAAAATCACGCAGATCTATGAGGGTACGTCCGAAATCCAAAAATTAGTAATCGCCAGAGAATTGGTTAAATAGCACTTTTATACCGCTCGCTTAATTTTTTTAGAAAAAGCTCTGCTATTTTTTGCAATAGACTGTCATCTTTTTTTATATTTTCGCAAGAAAAAAAGTTGTATTAGTTTTGTCCAATTTATTAGATTTGTGCAAAATATGCGTAAAGCTCTTCATTGACATAACGAACAACGGGAAAAAGATTGCAACACCATGGAAGATTACAACAAGATTATTGAGTCGCTCGGAGTGAAATTTATTAAAGCACGGAATATCCGTATCCTCCAGCCTATCACCATAAAAAATTACTACGATGTAGAGAATACCTTAACAATTCTTTACAACGGCGAAGTTTCTTTTGGCGAAGAGTCCCAGCAGGTTGAAGTAGGTGATATGCTATTTATTCCGGGAGGAAAGCATGTTACCGTTACTTACGGCGACCCTTCTCACCCTAAAACAGTCTCGAATGAAGAATTTATGACGCATCGGGAGCTGTATCTGGAAGCCAATCGGGATCCGCAGAAGGTTAGCAACATGCCGAATTCTTTTGGGTACGTATCCTTTGAGGCTAAGGTTTTCGATTCGGTTAACTTCTTTAACTCGCTGGATATTCCGCCGTTTATCATCAAACGTGATGACAATCTGGCGCAAACCATCAACCAGATTCTGGTTGAGGATATGCTGGATACTGCGGGTAAAGGACGAATCATTAAAATCAAAACCGAAGAGATTGTTATTGAAGTCATTCGCTACATCCTGAAATACAAACTGTTTGTTGAACAACTAGTTACGAACAGCACTTATTTCAAAGATCCGCGTTTGATTGATATTTTCGCTTACATCAAGGATAACCTGGGCGGCGATCTTTCTAACAAAGTATTGGCAAACGTAGCCAATGTTTCGGAAGATTATGTTGGTCAGTATTTCAAGATGCTGACGGGTATCAATCCGCAAGACTACATCGAATACCAGCGTATGGAAGCAGCGGTTGGCCTTCTGCGCACAACGAAGAAGAGCATTCGGGCTATTGGTGCCGAAGTGGGTTACAAAGACACGGCTTATTTCTGCCGCCGTTTCAAAATGATGTTCGGGATTCCGGCTGGTAAAATGCGCCGTCGCGAGTCGCTGATGAACGTATAAACAGAGCTTTGGTCAGTGGTTGTTAATGACGCATTAACGACTGCTGACTAACGGCTCATTAAACGCCCTAACGACTTCGGCGATTTCCGGTAACAGCTCGGGATCTTTTTCAATGCCGTTACCAACTACCACTACATCTGCCCCTGCTTGCAGAGCAGCCAGGGCTTTCTCCGCAGAATTAATGCCTCCACCTACAATAAGGGGGGTATCTACGGCTTTCCGTACAGCAGCAATCATTTCAGGCGCTACGGGGCGCTTGGCTCCGCTACCCGCATCCATATACATGAGCCGCAAACCGAGCATTTCACCCGCCATAGCCGTGCAGGCAGCAACACTGGGCTTATCGTAGGGTAAGGGAGTAGTATTACTTATGTAAGAAACAGTCGTTTGCACGCCACTATCAACAAGCATGTAGCCAGTTGGTAGCACTTCCAGTCCGCTTTGCTTCAGGATCGGTGCGGCAATGACGTGTTGACCAATTAAAAATTCTGGATTCCGACCCGAAATCAGCGAAAGCAATAAAATAGCGTCCGCGCTGGGTTCAATGTGCAGGCTATTTCCCGGAAATAAAATGGCCGGAATATTCGTGTAGTTGCGGATGGTTTTGATCACATCCTGAAGAACAAAATTGGTAATCAGACTCCCACCAACGAAGAAGAAATCAATCCGATTTTCAACGCTTCGGAGTAATAGGTCTTTAAACGCGTCTTGCTCGACCTTATCCGGATCGAGCAAGACAGCAAATGATTTTTTACCTGATTCTTTACGTTTAGTAAGGCTAGTAAGAAGCAGGTTGTGTTGGTTGGACAGACGCTGGTTGCTGCTTGGCTGCATTATTATGGGTTAATCGCGAAAGATAATTCATTGCCTGTTGCCGCGCAAAATTAGTTGCAACCGACGTCAGAATACCCATAATGGCCCCACCGATTGCTGATTTTTTAGGTGCATCCTCGGCTGCTTTCGTGGCGCGGTGTACCTGAGCCTTTTGGCTATGCTTAGGGTAGTATTTATCGGCATCTTCATCGTAGTAAGCCTCTTCATCCTCTTCTTCATCTGATTTAGAATCAGGGAGAATAAGATTGGCGACTAGATAAACTGCCACACAAACCCCAGCGACCAGTGCCACCGTTTTACCTACTTCAGTTGCCTCGCCTTTTAGTGAATTGACATTGGTTTCAATTCGGCTTTTATATTCCTCGGTTGCCTCCATCAATTCGGCACGGCGGGCTGAAGTATCCGAAAAAAATACATTCGGGTCCATAGATTGAGCGTTCTAAAATTAATAAAAAAATGAATTAACCGTTATTTCTCGTCAGATTGATTGCCTTATTCTACTGATCGCTCCGTATAAGATTGGCGAATTGAAGCCTCTGTTTGCTCGCGTAACTCGCTGATAGCGTCCGTCTTTTCCTGCGCTTTCTTCTCCTGTTGGGTCTTTATCATGCCGTAAGCCATCTTTCGGATGGACCCAGAAAAGTAATTTTTTCCCAGAGCCCAAATGATCGTCAACACCATGAAAAAACCAGCAACAATCAAAAAGCCAAGATAACGGCTATCGAGTACATGGTTCAACCAGGCAGCCAGTAAACTGAATAAAAATATCGTTGTGATCGTCGCTAAAAAACCAAGAATCACGCCGTGAACGGCATGAACAACGCCCTCCTCCACCTTATTGCGTGTCTCAAGCTTGAAAAGCTCTATACGCGCCTCGAGATATTTAAAGATCCCTTCTCTAATCTCATCTAATTTTTCTAACATGGCCGTCTTCTAGTTAGTGGCTGTATGGTAGTACAAATTATCCGCTAATTTGTTTGGAAAATATTTTTTTCGGGCTAAAATATAAAGCGGTTATTTTTGTTCGTTTCCAATAAGCTGCGCCCCTATTACGTTGGCGTTACCAGACTCATCAATGAGCAATAGAAGTACATTTCTGCGCTATGTTCCCGAAAAGGCGGCTGATTATTGCACCCAATTATGGACCCAACATCAGTTCACATTTCGCATTACCCAACCTCGTAAAACCAAGCTAGGCGACTTTCGGGCAGAGCCGGGAAAAGGCTGCACCATTACCGTCAATAATAACCTGAACACCTGCGCCTTTCTGATTACTTACCTCCACGAAGTAGCCCATCTTCTTGCTTATCAGCAATGGATTCGTTCCGCGCGGCGACGACGCCTTCAACCGCACGGTTCAGAATGGCAAAAAGCGTTTCACGCTGTTATGCAGCCGGTTCTGAACGAATCTGTCTTCCCAGACTCTGTTTTAGTGCCATTAATTGATTATCTTCGTAGCCCGGCGGCCTCGACCGGAGCGCATTCCGGCTTAACGAAAGCACTCCGGCAACTAGACAGCAAACCTGCCAGTTATTGTCTGTTAATTGACCTCGGGGAAGGCGAACCGTTCCGTTTTTCAGAGAAAGAATATGTGCGGGGTATGAAACGGCGTACCCGCATCGTTTGTACAGAGAAAGACACCAATCGCAGGGTGTCGGTTTGGGCGCATGTCTGGGTGGAAAAAATATAACATTTTTGGGTGGATTTATACAATCGTTCTTTTAGGCGGTAGCTTTTCAAACGGGCTTTCTCAACCAGCCAATTCAGTACTGTCTGAGGGTTCCTGGTACCGAATTGGGGTCACCCGAACCGGCGTTTATAAACTCACGCCCGCTTTTCTGAACCGTCTGGGCATTACCGTCGAGACGCTCGATCCCCGTATGATTCGTGTATTTGGCAACGGAGGCACGGCTTTGCCGCAAGCCAACGCACAACCACGCCCGCAAGACTTAATTGAGAACGCTATTTCGGTAACAGGTGAGGCTGACGGACGGTTTGATGCCAGCGATGCGGTTTATTTCTTCGCGCAAAGTCCGCACCGCATCTACTATGATTCGACCCTCCGCGATACCGCTGGCCCCCGATTTGCCCACCAGTTGAATCCTTATTCTGACACAACTTATTATTTCCTGAATATTGGGCAGCAGGCTGGCCTACGGGTTCTCCCCTCCTCATTTACGGCACCAACGGCTCCCCTAATCACCGCTTTTGACGATTATTTTTACCAGGAAAAAGAACTGACTAATCGGGTGCAATCGGGCCGGGAATGGTATGGCGACAATTACAACGTCACGTCCCAACGGCAACTCTCATTCAATCTGCCTGGTCGGTTGCCCGGTGCGCCCACCCTGCTTACGGCGGCGCTGATGAGTCAGGGAAATGACACAACTCGCTTTCGCCTTAACTGGGGCTCTCAGGCCGTTGGCACGCAGACATTTAATCCGGTATCTACTTATCAATATGATCGAAAAGGGATTGATAGCCGGCAAACATATCGCCTTATACCTCCCTCCAATGATGAGACAATCTCGCTAACCCTCACCTACGACCGGGGAAAAGCAACCTCCACTCAGGGATACATAAATTTTCTGGCGCTACAGACCCAACGCGAAATTCGAACGTATGGCGATCAACAACTTATTCGTTCGTTAGCCTCCGCTCAACTTCCTGCCGCCCGCTATCAGGTTCGGCAGGCCAGCGCGGATCTACTCGTCTGGGATGTCACCAATCCTTCGCAACCGATTCAGCAGTCTTTAACGTTGTCAGGTACGGACGGAACCTTTGCCGCTCCAGGTGGACTTTTGCGGCAATTTTTGCTTTTCACACCTGCCCAGGCTTACGACCCAGAACGCGGCCTACGGATAAGCAATCAAAACCTGCGGGCCCAGCCCACCCC of Tellurirhabdus bombi contains these proteins:
- a CDS encoding AraC family transcriptional regulator; its protein translation is MEDYNKIIESLGVKFIKARNIRILQPITIKNYYDVENTLTILYNGEVSFGEESQQVEVGDMLFIPGGKHVTVTYGDPSHPKTVSNEEFMTHRELYLEANRDPQKVSNMPNSFGYVSFEAKVFDSVNFFNSLDIPPFIIKRDDNLAQTINQILVEDMLDTAGKGRIIKIKTEEIVIEVIRYILKYKLFVEQLVTNSTYFKDPRLIDIFAYIKDNLGGDLSNKVLANVANVSEDYVGQYFKMLTGINPQDYIEYQRMEAAVGLLRTTKKSIRAIGAEVGYKDTAYFCRRFKMMFGIPAGKMRRRESLMNV
- a CDS encoding phage holin family protein; the protein is MLEKLDEIREGIFKYLEARIELFKLETRNKVEEGVVHAVHGVILGFLATITTIFLFSLLAAWLNHVLDSRYLGFLIVAGFFMVLTIIWALGKNYFSGSIRKMAYGMIKTQQEKKAQEKTDAISELREQTEASIRQSYTERSVE
- a CDS encoding phosphoglycerol geranylgeranyltransferase; this encodes MQPSSNQRLSNQHNLLLTSLTKRKESGKKSFAVLLDPDKVEQDAFKDLLLRSVENRIDFFFVGGSLITNFVLQDVIKTIRNYTNIPAILFPGNSLHIEPSADAILLLSLISGRNPEFLIGQHVIAAPILKQSGLEVLPTGYMLVDSGVQTTVSYISNTTPLPYDKPSVAACTAMAGEMLGLRLMYMDAGSGAKRPVAPEMIAAVRKAVDTPLIVGGGINSAEKALAALQAGADVVVVGNGIEKDPELLPEIAEVVRAFNEPLVSSR
- a CDS encoding acyl-CoA dehydrogenase; its protein translation is MASTTFDLTGLNFNLTEEHQAVQEAARDFAQNELLPGVIERDTAAKFPTEQVRRMGELGFLGMMVSPEYGGGGMDTVSYVIAMEEISKVDASCSVIMSVNNSLVCWGLERFGSEQQKQKYLTKLATGEQLGAFCLSEPEAGSDATSQHTTAFDAGDHYLVNGTKNWITNGGSAGIYLVMAQTDIDKKHRGINCLIVENGQAGFVVGKKEDKMGIRASDTHSLMFTDVQVAKENRIGEDGFGFKFAMATLNGGRIGIAAQALGIASGAYELALSYAQERKSFGKRIFDHQAIQFKLAEMATKIEAARLLVFKAARLKDEHKDYVQAAAMAKLYASEVAMWATTEAVQIHGGYGYVKEYHVERLMRDAKITQIYEGTSEIQKLVIARELVK
- a CDS encoding DoxX family protein, coding for MGLYLMAAIYTVAGILHFTATRTYIKIMPPYLPAHKALVLLSGGAEILLGLALLIPSLRPWAAWGIILLLIAIFPANLYMLTSGKFTSLPTWVLFLRLPLQLVLIWWAYQYTK
- a CDS encoding SprT-like domain-containing protein, whose translation is MSNRSTFLRYVPEKAADYCTQLWTQHQFTFRITQPRKTKLGDFRAEPGKGCTITVNNNLNTCAFLITYLHEVAHLLAYQQWIRSARRRRLQPHGSEWQKAFHAVMQPVLNESVFPDSVLVPLIDYLRSPAASTGAHSGLTKALRQLDSKPASYCLLIDLGEGEPFRFSEKEYVRGMKRRTRIVCTEKDTNRRVSVWAHVWVEKI
- a CDS encoding LexA family transcriptional regulator, encoding MQSEDNILAKESSESIQERMRQVFDALGISIYQVAKDLGENSSKFYNILNGRAKPSYDTILRLLEQYPQVRADYLLRGHHPILSELEVNAKVIDLPVRYRELPFVPTRFYASFIETYTEGLSMAQLESYRVPEHLIGNHKNVVVIEISGNSMSPQLSNGAKVLAVHIDPSDWQYQSGGIYAVIYRDYFVVKRIKDNELLTKQRLALHSDNPNGGSVTVPLKDIQGIWKIARVVDSPVE